In Flavobacterium hankyongi, the genomic window AAAAAAACTCTTTGAAATAGTACAACCAAACAATGCTTATTTTGGCGAAAAGGATTTTCAGCAATTACAAATTGTAAAAAAACTGGTTGAAAAATATAAAATCCCAGTAAAAATAAATGGTTGTAAAATTCATCGTGAGGCGAATGGGCTAGCTATGAGTTCAAGAAATGAAAGACTTTCGGAAGAAGAGCGCTCCAAAGCATCATTCATATTCAAAACTATTTCTGAAGCTGCTAAACTTTTCACAACAAAAAGTGCACAAGAAGTAACAATCTGGGTAAATCAGCAATTCAAAAAACAAACCACATTTGAACTTGAATATTTTGAAATCGCAGACGAAGCCACTTTACTGGAGTGTAAAAGGAAAAGCAAAACAAAAAAGTACCGCGCTTTTATTGCTGTTTTTGTAAACAATATCCGATTGATTGATAACATTTCCCTAAAATAATATAACTTTGCATCATGCGAATTCAGGTAGTAAAATCTAAAATACATAGAGTTAGAGTAACTGGTGCCGATTTAAATTACATCGGTAGTATAACTATTGACGAGGCTCTAATGGAAGCTTCAAATATTTTTGAAGGTGAAAAAGTATCAATTGTAAACATCAATAATGGTGAGCGTTTAGAAACTTATGCCATTACTGGTCCAAGAAATAGTGGTGAAATCACACTAAATGGTCCTGCAGCACGTAAAGTTCATAAAGATGACATTATTATCATTATTGCCTACGGAAGCATTGATATGGAAGAGGCTAAAAATTTCAAACCGTCAATTATTTTTCCTAACGAAGAAACAAATTCGTTAAAATAACCGTGAAGAATAAAATAAGTTCTTACGCTGGCGTTATTATTCCAATTCTTTTGGGAGCTGGCTTGACTTATTACACTTATAATTCATTTTCTGAAGAGCAAATAGCTCAAATGAAAAGATACTTTGTAACTGCAAATTACAACTATGTACTCGTTTCTCTAATAATAGCTATTTTTGGATGTGTTTTCAGGGCTTACCGATGGAAATACACTTTGACAGAGATAGGCTACATTCCAGACTTCAAACTAAACTTTTTAGCCGTATGTATTGGTTATTTTATCAATCTAACCATCCCAAGATCAGGTGAAGTTTCAAGAGCTTTAATACTTAAAAGATATAGAGATATGTCTTTTGATAAGGTATTTGGAACAATAATTGCCGAAAGAATAGTTGATCTCATATTTCTTTTACTTTTTGTTTTTACAGCTCTAACTTTAGAATTTAAAACACTTAAAAACTTTTTATTACTTTACATTCCTGTTCAAAAATTAGGCTGGTTGCTCATTTTTGGATGTATTGGATTTGTTCTTTTTATTTTAATGTATAAGTACTCTAAATGGAAATTGATTTTACTTTTAAAATCAAAAATTGAAGGGTTAAAAGAAGGTATTTTTAGCGTCTTAAACATGCCTAATAAATGGAAGTTTTTATTTTTCACTTTCCTTATTTGGTTATCCTATGTTTTAATGTTTTACATTACTGTTTTTTCTCTAGAAGCAACAAGTCATATTAGTATTGGAACAATAATAGTCGCTTTTGTGATAGGGGGTTTAACTATGTCTTTCACCAATGGTGGCTTTGGCTTTTTCCCAGTTTTAATTGCTGAAATTTTATTCCTTTATAATATTCCATTGGAAGCTGGAAACGCTTTTGGGTGGATTATTTGGACCTCTCAATTACTAATTACAATCCTTTTAGGCGTTTTTGCCTTTTTAGTTTTACCAATCGTAGGGAAAAAGAAATAAATTAGTATCTTGCTCGTTAAATACAGTCAAAGACTAATTTATTTTTTATTATGAAAAATGCACTTTACCTACTAGTACTTTTCTTTTCATTTTCAGTATTTGCACAAACTACTACTGACAGTTTTAAATCTGCCAAACTTGGTGGCAACAGAGATATAAAAGTAAAACTTCCGGCTTCTTACGAGAAAAACGTTGAGAAAAAATATCCTCTAATTTTAGTATTGGATAGCGAATTTTTATTTGATCCTTTTGCTGGGAATATTTCATACGCAAATTATTGGGATGATATGCCAGAAGTAATACTAGTTGGTATAAACCAAAATAAAAATAACGAACGTGAAGAAGATTCAGATTTTGACCCAAGAACTGGTCTTCCTGGAGGAAAAGGTGCAGCTTTTTTTGAATTTATAGGAACCGAATTGTTGCCTCATTTAGAAACAAAATACCGAATTGCTCCTTTCAAAGTAATTGCGGGTCTTGACTTAACTGCAGGATTTTTAAATTCATATTTATACAAAGACATGCCTATTTTTCAAGGTTATATTTCATTTAGCCCTGAATTGGCTACAAATATGGAAACTAGAATTCCGCAACGTTTAGCAACTGCAAAAGAGCCAATTTTTTATTATCATGCAACAGCCGAAGGTGATTTAAAAAAAATGAGAGCTCGTATCAATGCATTGAACGAAAATATGAAAACGGTCAAAAATGAGCTTGTAAATTATAAATTCGAAGAGTTTAAAGGAGGTTCTCATTATTCTATACCAATCAACGGAATTCCAAGTGCATTATATCAATTTTTTGAAGTATACCGACCAATTTCTTCTATCGAATATCAGGAAAAAATTGCTCCTTTAAAAGAAGGTTTTGTAGTTTACTTAAACAAAAAATACGAAATGATCGAAAAAGGATTGGGTATAAAAATGAATGTTCGTATAAACGACTTTAAAGCGATTGAAACTGCTATCATTAAAAACGAAGCTTGGAACGAATACGAAGAATTAGCTCAAATTTCTGGACAACAATATGAAAAAACTCTTTTATATGATTATCATATGGGGAATTATTGGGAAAAAAGAAAAGAACTTAAAAGAGCAATTAAATGCTATCAGGACGGTTTTACTAAGCAAGAAATTGCTGGTATTACTAAAGACATGATGATGAATAAAGCAGAGGATTTAAAAGCTTTATTACCTAAAAAAGAAAAATTAAAAGGTGGAAAAGCTAAAGGTGAAGTAATTACTGAAGAGGCACCAGCTACTGATACACCTGTTGAAACTCCTACAGAGGCTCCAACTGAAGAGAAAAAACCTGAATAAGTTTAAATGGCTAAAATAAAAACCTCTTTCTTTTGTCAGAGTTGTGGTACTCAATATGCGAAATGGCAAGGTCAATGCAACTCATGCAAGGAATGGAATACTATTGTTGAAGAAATTATTCACAAAGAAGAAAAGGTAGCTTGGAAATCAGAAACTTCTGCTGTAAAAAAGGCAGCAAAACCTTTACGTATTCATGAAATAGATTCAGCAGAAGAAATCAGAATGAATACTACCGATGAAGAGCTAAATCGTGTTTTAGGTGGCGGATTAGTTCCCGGTTCATTAACACTTTTAGGTGGAGAACCTGGTATCGGGAAAAGTACATTGTTGCTTCAAATCTCTTTAAAATTACCATACAAAACCTTATATGTTTCAGGAGAAGAAAGTCAAAAGCAAATAAAAATGCGTGCCGAACGTATTACTCCAAACGGAGAGAACTGCTACATCCTTACTGAAACAAAAACACAGAATATTTTCAGACAAATTGAAGAGATTGAACCAGAAATAGTAATTATTGATTCTATTCAAACGTTACAAACTGATTATATAGAATCATCTGCCGGAAGTATTTCTCAAATTAGAGAATGTACTGCCGAGCTAATCAAATTTGCGAAAGAAACAAATACACCTGTTATTTTAATTGGTCATATCACTAAAGACGGAAACATTGCTGGACCTAAGATTTTGGAACACATGGTTGATACCGTTTTACAATTTGAAGGTGACAGAAATCACGTTTACAGAATACTTCGCTCACTCAAGAACCGTTTTGGTTCGACTGCCGAATTAGGAATTTACGAAATGCAAGGCTCTGGACTTAGAGAAGTATCCAATCCTTCTGAAATTTTAATCTCCCACAAAGAAGAAGAATTATCAGGAACGGCTATTGCTACAACTTTAGAAGGTATGCGTCCATTAATGATCGAAATACAAGCGTTAGTCTCTACCGCTGTTTATGGAACTCCACAAAGAAGCACAACAGGATATAATGCAAAACGATTGAATATGATTTTGGCTGTATTAGAAAAGCGTGCTGGTTTTCGTTTAGGTGCAAAAGACGTTTTTCTGAATGTAACAGGAGGTATATCTGTAGATGATCCAGCAATTGATCTAGCAGTAGTTGCAGCCATTTTATCTTCTAATGAAGATATTCCTGTCGGAAAAGATTTTTGTTTTGCTGGCGAAGTGGGTCTTTCGGGCGAAATTCGTCCAGTAAATAGAATCGAACAACGTATTCAGGAAGCTGAAAAATTAGGCTTTTCAACAGTTTATATTTCAAAATACAATAAAATTTCTACTAAATTCCCAGGAATAAAAGTCATTCTAGTAAGTAAAATAGAAGAGATTGTAAGTGAGTTATTTGGATAATAATATATATTATAAAAAAATAAGGGATTCAAAATGAATCCCTTATTTTTTTATAATGAAACTATTTTATTTTCTTGAGTCGTCTTTTGAACGTACTGTTTTTGACAAGCTTTCTGGCATAGTTCCAAATTGGATCTTACTTCCATCCCACCAAATTGCTTTACCTTTACCAGTTAAATCAGAACCGTCATTGAATAAAACATCTTGAATATTCTTATCAAAATCCGATGAAGAAACCATTTTTGTAGCTTCATCAATTTTATTATCAATTCTATTTCCAACAGAAATCCAAGAAACAACTACATTACTACTTCCATTATTGATTTCTTTAATTATAAAACCATTTTTGTCCATAGAAGCAATGTAAACACCATTACAATTTCCACGAGCAGTAACCGTAACTTCTGGTTCTTCTCCTAATAATGAAGCATAGCTTTTATCAAATGACACATACGCTTCACCATTTACTAATTGTATTTTTCCTTTTGAATAAATAGTTGATTCAGTACTTGTAACAGCATAAACTGGTGTTTTAGTGTCATTTAAACCTCCTACAAGCTCAACATTCTTACCTAAAGTATATACGTTTCCTGAATTATAAGAAGAAAATACAGACCCAGAATTAATTTGACCAACCACATTTCCTTTGCTCATAGTACCAATTACTCCAAAAAATCCTCCTCCAACACCTTGAGCCATAGCATTTGCTGATCTTCCTGTACCATTACTATATGCATTAGAACCGTAAACACCGTAAAAAGTATTGGCGCTATTTTTATATCCTAAGGATCCCCAATATGCTCCAGAATATTCTGCTCCAAGAGTACCACCACAACGGTTAAAGTCGTTATAATTGAAACCTGCAGTAGCAAAAGAGTATTGATCTCCCCAAAAACTAAGCCCAGCCGATCCAGAATTTGTTCCAACTTGTGAATAGGCACTTCCTATATTTTGAGTGTTTCTATCTCTATACCCCATTAAAGTATGCTGACCATCTCCAGTTGCCGTTTGTTGTTGTTGATATACAAAGAATTTAGAAAGTGCTTGTGGCGGATAATTAATTGATAATGAAGTCCCATTATCTTGAATTTGTGAATTCCCTTGAGTACTAGTTCCAGTCCATTTAGTTAAATAAGTATTTGATCCTGAACCAATTATTCCGTTAGCCAATGAAATTAAGTTCCCTGTAGCATCTACACCTACTACTCTTGTTCCTGAACCCGCTAATGCAGTAATTGTTTCGTTTGTTGTTACTGAAGTTCCTGTTACTGTGTGAGTTGATGTAACATCATTCCAAGTATTATTAGCACTACCAGAAGCTACACCTGCATTATTATATGAAATTTGAGTATCTGATCCTGCAGCCACACTAGAACCTGATTTAGCAGCATACAAAGCATAAGGAGAACTTACCATTTGTGTAGTTCCTGTAATGGTATAATTTGTTCCTCCTGCTGGATCGGTCTCAGTTTTGATAAAATAGGGACCTGCACTCCAATCAATAGTAGCCATCGAACCAGAAACAACAGAACCAGAACCAATAGATACTGTTGCTAATCCATTTAAATTGGTAGTTGGAACGTGTGTTTCAACATAAACAGCAGTTCCTGAAGAAGAACCTTGCAAAATGCTAACACGCATCCCAATGGCTGTATTCGCAACTAGCGCATTAGAACCATTACGAATAACTGCTTGATAATTAAATTTTTGTGGTGCTTGTGCAAAAGAGATATATCCTGTAAATAATAAAGCAAAAAGTAATTTTATATTTTTCATATATTATGGTTTTTAGTTGTTTTTAATTAATTTAAAACTTTTGATTCTTTTTCCTGAATCTATGAGATTAAAAAAATACGTAGCGGAAGACAAATTAGAAACATCAATCTCTGTTTGAGATTCCGTAATTTTACCATTTTGAAGTATTTTCCCTGAAACATCAATCAACTCATAAGAAAGTTGACTAAAATCATTTAGACTTCCCAAAGATAGATTTACCGAATATATCGCTGGATTTGGATACAAAATGGCTTGTAAACCATAACTAAAATCAGTGGTTGCAAGCGTGTATACTTCTAAAGCTTGTTGTACCCCTTGTGTGAGTTCTCCATTGGAACCCGAAACAGTTTCAAAGGCAACTTGACCAAAAGAATAACTAACAGTTCCTCCAGAACCTGTAGCTTCGCCTCCCGAAAAGACAAAATCTTCTTGACCAAAACTTATTGCACTAAAAAACAGACAGTAAATGAATAGAATTTTTTTCATAGGCCTTATTTTTTAAATTTTTAACAAAATAAAATAAAAATTACAATATTTTCATACGTACAAATACCTATTTAGAGAATTTTCGTCCAAAACAACCTTTTTATCGACAAAAAACATGAAGTCATACTCAGACATACTACAAACTGTACAAACCTATCATGAAATAGGTGAAACTATTGCAGCGGCAAATTTTGTAATAGAAGAATACGGAATTAGACATCCTAATTTTAAAAACTTTGAACTACGTGAAAAAGCAAAACCTGAATACATTTTAATGACTACTGAAGGTGCTTTTGGAGAACCTAATATTATTCGAATTCCTGAAAACACTTTCGAATTTGAGTTTATATTAATGCTGAACTTAATTGCCCATGAAATGATTCATATTGGTCAAAAAGCAGTAGGTAATTTCATTGAAGATCGAAACGAGAGAGAATGGCAAGCCTATTATGAAATGATTTTTCATAAAACATACCCTCAAGTTCCAGACGTTATCCCAAATCAACAAAAGTTTTTCGCTAATAAAGCCTTAGACTATTACAATAAAATGGGTAAAGATTCTGTTTTACAAGAAAAATACGCTCACCAGAAAAAAGAAGTAGAAGATTTTGTAGCTTCGCTTTCATAAATCATCCCAAATTATATTACCAATGAGAACCAAAAAACAATGGTTTTTTCTGATTCTTAAAATAGTTTTTATACTAATTATATTGCTTATTGGAAGTGTTTATTTCTTCCGAGATACTCTTTTGCAACAAGCTTTAGATAAAACAAAAAATAAATTCAACACCGAATACGATTCAGATTTCACTGTTGGAACTGCTAAATTTTTAGGCACTACTGGTGTAGAATTAAACAATATCACTTTGATCCCTCATCATGCTGACACACTTTTGTCGGTACAAAAAATTAGGACAGAAGTTAGTCTATTACAGTTACTTACTGGAGATGTACAATTGACCAATTTAGAAATGCAAAATGGATTTATCCAGTTAGTAAAAAATGAAAATG contains:
- the panC gene encoding pantoate--beta-alanine ligase, with translation MTIFVKKNELKDFLKSYWSEKKSIGFVPTMGALHQGHLSLMSESSKENLLTVVSIFVNPTQFNNPEDLKKYPRTLEADVEKIKSLNSNIIVYAPAVEDIYEGKTESTSFKYDGLEFQMEGKHRPGHFDGVGTIVKKLFEIVQPNNAYFGEKDFQQLQIVKKLVEKYKIPVKINGCKIHREANGLAMSSRNERLSEEERSKASFIFKTISEAAKLFTTKSAQEVTIWVNQQFKKQTTFELEYFEIADEATLLECKRKSKTKKYRAFIAVFVNNIRLIDNISLK
- the panD gene encoding aspartate 1-decarboxylase encodes the protein MRIQVVKSKIHRVRVTGADLNYIGSITIDEALMEASNIFEGEKVSIVNINNGERLETYAITGPRNSGEITLNGPAARKVHKDDIIIIIAYGSIDMEEAKNFKPSIIFPNEETNSLK
- a CDS encoding lysylphosphatidylglycerol synthase transmembrane domain-containing protein, which codes for MKNKISSYAGVIIPILLGAGLTYYTYNSFSEEQIAQMKRYFVTANYNYVLVSLIIAIFGCVFRAYRWKYTLTEIGYIPDFKLNFLAVCIGYFINLTIPRSGEVSRALILKRYRDMSFDKVFGTIIAERIVDLIFLLLFVFTALTLEFKTLKNFLLLYIPVQKLGWLLIFGCIGFVLFILMYKYSKWKLILLLKSKIEGLKEGIFSVLNMPNKWKFLFFTFLIWLSYVLMFYITVFSLEATSHISIGTIIVAFVIGGLTMSFTNGGFGFFPVLIAEILFLYNIPLEAGNAFGWIIWTSQLLITILLGVFAFLVLPIVGKKK
- a CDS encoding alpha/beta hydrolase — protein: MKNALYLLVLFFSFSVFAQTTTDSFKSAKLGGNRDIKVKLPASYEKNVEKKYPLILVLDSEFLFDPFAGNISYANYWDDMPEVILVGINQNKNNEREEDSDFDPRTGLPGGKGAAFFEFIGTELLPHLETKYRIAPFKVIAGLDLTAGFLNSYLYKDMPIFQGYISFSPELATNMETRIPQRLATAKEPIFYYHATAEGDLKKMRARINALNENMKTVKNELVNYKFEEFKGGSHYSIPINGIPSALYQFFEVYRPISSIEYQEKIAPLKEGFVVYLNKKYEMIEKGLGIKMNVRINDFKAIETAIIKNEAWNEYEELAQISGQQYEKTLLYDYHMGNYWEKRKELKRAIKCYQDGFTKQEIAGITKDMMMNKAEDLKALLPKKEKLKGGKAKGEVITEEAPATDTPVETPTEAPTEEKKPE
- the radA gene encoding DNA repair protein RadA gives rise to the protein MAKIKTSFFCQSCGTQYAKWQGQCNSCKEWNTIVEEIIHKEEKVAWKSETSAVKKAAKPLRIHEIDSAEEIRMNTTDEELNRVLGGGLVPGSLTLLGGEPGIGKSTLLLQISLKLPYKTLYVSGEESQKQIKMRAERITPNGENCYILTETKTQNIFRQIEEIEPEIVIIDSIQTLQTDYIESSAGSISQIRECTAELIKFAKETNTPVILIGHITKDGNIAGPKILEHMVDTVLQFEGDRNHVYRILRSLKNRFGSTAELGIYEMQGSGLREVSNPSEILISHKEEELSGTAIATTLEGMRPLMIEIQALVSTAVYGTPQRSTTGYNAKRLNMILAVLEKRAGFRLGAKDVFLNVTGGISVDDPAIDLAVVAAILSSNEDIPVGKDFCFAGEVGLSGEIRPVNRIEQRIQEAEKLGFSTVYISKYNKISTKFPGIKVILVSKIEEIVSELFG
- a CDS encoding T9SS type A sorting domain-containing protein, producing MKKILFIYCLFFSAISFGQEDFVFSGGEATGSGGTVSYSFGQVAFETVSGSNGELTQGVQQALEVYTLATTDFSYGLQAILYPNPAIYSVNLSLGSLNDFSQLSYELIDVSGKILQNGKITESQTEIDVSNLSSATYFFNLIDSGKRIKSFKLIKNN